Proteins from one Corallococcus exiguus genomic window:
- a CDS encoding neutral/alkaline ceramidase, translated as MRTLNARLAPVLGLLLGCVLSLGPGATPRLSTASAQEGTPRAPAPAQAPADACAGSANFLIGAARSDITGPAAEVGMMGYGQVSQKTEGIHLRLYSRAFVIASPCNGRRVAFVSADLGMVFQAVKQQVVERLRSKLGDTFSDDNVLLSATHTHSGPGGFSHYTFYNLTTFGFVPQNFEAIVSGITDSILRANARLAEGSLRLSSGDLHGASINRSPEAYLRNPESERARYSDNVDDRMTLLRMTAADGRELGLVNWFAVHATSMGNTNTYISGDNKGLAAHTFEVEKGGRTPGGPDTFVAAFANSNEGDVTPNILGGTNGGGANDFEDAALSAKKQYDFAAHLWSTAGMPVMGGVDYRHAYVKMDAVDVAPAFTDGRTHRTCPAAIGLSMLAGAEDGPGFGSEGATCENVHDVWSQFTCAAVTTPCQGEKPIVLEMGTMKPYPWSPEVLPLQVVTVGPLALVAVPFEMTTMAGRRLRDTVRAQLQGTGVTDVVIAGPANAYSGYVATREEYARQDYEGASTHFGPWTLGALQQSFTGLASALRDGTSVPPGPTPRDLRKVVVGLQPGVVFDDKLLWVDFGAVAEEAKASYVRGETASVTFWGGHPRNDLKLGGTFLRVQRRESDGTWRDVANDGDGVALYHWQREFCVPTLACSHVRITWPISKDTQPGTYRLVHEGNWKSGWDGRIHPYAGSSRPFTVR; from the coding sequence ATGCGCACGCTGAACGCCCGCCTCGCTCCCGTGCTCGGGTTGCTGCTGGGCTGCGTGCTGTCGCTGGGGCCGGGCGCTACCCCCCGGCTGTCCACGGCGAGCGCGCAGGAGGGAACGCCGCGGGCTCCGGCTCCGGCGCAAGCTCCGGCGGACGCGTGCGCGGGCTCGGCGAACTTCCTCATCGGCGCGGCGCGCTCGGACATCACCGGCCCCGCCGCGGAGGTGGGGATGATGGGCTACGGGCAGGTGTCCCAGAAGACGGAGGGCATCCACCTGCGGCTGTACTCGCGGGCGTTCGTCATCGCCTCGCCATGCAACGGCCGCCGCGTGGCCTTCGTCAGCGCGGACCTGGGCATGGTGTTCCAGGCGGTGAAGCAGCAGGTGGTGGAGCGGCTGCGCTCGAAGCTGGGCGACACGTTCTCCGACGACAACGTGCTGCTCAGCGCCACGCACACGCACTCCGGACCGGGCGGCTTCAGCCACTACACGTTCTACAACCTGACGACCTTCGGCTTCGTGCCCCAGAACTTCGAAGCCATCGTCTCCGGCATCACGGACTCCATCCTCCGCGCCAACGCGCGCCTGGCCGAGGGCTCGCTGCGGCTGTCCTCGGGCGACCTGCACGGCGCCAGCATCAACCGCTCACCGGAAGCCTACCTGCGCAACCCGGAGTCCGAGCGCGCCCGCTATTCCGACAACGTGGACGACCGCATGACGCTGCTCCGGATGACGGCTGCGGACGGACGCGAGCTGGGGCTCGTCAACTGGTTCGCCGTGCACGCCACGTCCATGGGCAACACGAACACGTACATCAGCGGCGACAACAAGGGGCTCGCGGCGCACACGTTCGAGGTGGAGAAGGGAGGACGGACGCCCGGAGGCCCGGACACCTTTGTCGCGGCGTTCGCGAACTCGAATGAAGGCGACGTCACGCCCAACATCCTGGGCGGCACGAACGGCGGCGGCGCGAACGACTTCGAGGACGCGGCCCTGTCCGCGAAGAAGCAGTACGACTTCGCCGCGCACCTGTGGTCCACCGCCGGGATGCCGGTGATGGGCGGCGTGGACTACCGGCACGCCTACGTGAAGATGGACGCGGTGGACGTCGCGCCCGCGTTCACGGACGGCAGAACGCACCGCACCTGCCCCGCGGCCATCGGCCTGTCCATGCTGGCGGGCGCGGAGGACGGGCCCGGCTTCGGTTCGGAAGGGGCCACGTGCGAGAACGTGCACGACGTGTGGAGCCAGTTCACCTGCGCCGCCGTCACCACGCCCTGCCAGGGAGAGAAGCCCATCGTCCTGGAGATGGGCACCATGAAGCCCTACCCGTGGTCCCCGGAGGTGCTGCCCCTGCAGGTGGTGACGGTGGGACCGCTGGCGCTGGTGGCGGTGCCCTTCGAGATGACCACCATGGCGGGCCGCCGGCTGCGCGACACGGTGCGCGCGCAGCTGCAAGGCACGGGCGTGACGGACGTGGTCATCGCGGGACCGGCCAACGCCTATTCGGGCTACGTGGCCACGCGCGAGGAGTACGCGCGTCAGGACTACGAGGGCGCGTCCACGCACTTCGGCCCGTGGACGCTGGGGGCGCTGCAACAGTCCTTCACGGGGCTCGCGAGCGCGTTGCGCGACGGGACATCCGTGCCGCCGGGCCCCACGCCGCGCGACCTGCGCAAGGTGGTGGTGGGGCTGCAGCCCGGCGTGGTGTTCGACGACAAGCTGCTCTGGGTGGACTTCGGCGCCGTCGCGGAGGAAGCGAAGGCTTCCTACGTGCGCGGCGAAACGGCGAGCGTCACCTTCTGGGGCGGCCATCCGCGCAATGACCTGAAGCTGGGCGGCACCTTCCTGCGCGTACAGCGGCGGGAGTCGGATGGCACGTGGCGGGACGTGGCGAACGACGGAGACGGCGTCGCGCTGTACCACTGGCAGCGCGAGTTCTGCGTGCCCACGCTCGCGTGCTCACACGTGCGAATCACGTGGCCCATTTCCAAGGACACGCAGCCGGGAACGTACCGGCTGGTGCACGAGGGGAACTGGAAGTCCGGCTGGGACGGGCGCATCCACCCGTACGCGGGAAGCTCGCGCCCGTTCACCGTGCGCTAG